The Bacteroidia bacterium genome segment ACAGCATACTTATTCCACTTCCGGCTTAGTAGGCACATATTCGCTAAGCAGTAGTATTGGTTCTTCTATTAATGCTGCTACCGGTGTTGCTGATTTTGGCACAACGTTAAGTCCAGTTATAGAGAATATCGTTTTTGAAACATCGAGTGGCTGCCGAGATACGCTTGCGGTTACGGTTAATCCAAAACCTGTTATTTCCGGTGTAGATTCAATTTGTGCTTATACAGCTACTACCTTTAACACGAGTGGGCTTGGTGGCACTTTCACAATAGGCACAACGATTGGATCATCAATTAGTGGTTCAGGAAACTATGTGTCGGGTTCTTTGGCAGGGGTAGATACAATTTACTTTGTTTCTGCTGCCGCCAGTTGCTTAGATACGCATCTTGTTCGAGTTAATCCAAAGCCAGATATTACTGGCGCTACTAATGTTTGTAGTTTTACACAACATACGTATTCTACTTCCGGCTTAGCAGGAACTTTTTCTTTGAGTAGTAGTATTGGTTCTTCTATTAATGCTTCTACCGGTGTTGTTGATTTTGGTACAACATCAAGTCCAGTTATCGAAAGTGTTATTTTTGAAACACCGAGTGGTTGCCGAGATACTCTTGCGGTTACGGTTAATCCGAAGCCTGTTATTTCCGGTGTAGATTCAATTTGTGCGTATAGTGCTGCTACTTTTGCCACAAATGGGCTTGGTGGTACTTTCACAATAGGCACAACGATTGGATCATCAATTAGTGGTTCAGGAAACTATGTGTCGGGTTCTTTGGCAGGGGTAGATACAATTTACTTTGTTTCTGCTGCCGCCAGCTGCTTAGATACACATTTTGTTCAAGTAAATACAAAGCCAGTTCTTACGGGACCTGCTTCACTGTGTATGTTTACACAAGGAACAATACAAAGTGGTGGTTTAGCCGGTACTTTCAGTATAAGTTCTACAGTTGGCTCTACAATAGATCCGGTAACAGGAGTAATATCAGCCGGAACCACAACATTTCTTGCGATTGATGAGGTTTATTTTGTAACGCCGTCTGGTTGTAGAGATACAATCAGTATAAATATTCAGCCGAAGCCGGTTATTTCCGGCCAGAGTGCCTACTGTATTGGCTTTAGTGGTCAGTATAACTCTTCTGTGCCATCTAATTGGGTATTAGTATCTTCGGTTGGTTCAACGTTAAATGGTTCTGTGTCTGGAGTTCTTACGGTAAACTACTCTACTGGAACCACTTTTGGAACAGACTCGTTGTTCGCTACATCTCCCAGTGGTTGCAAAGATACTTTCTTAATCACTGTTAATCCACTGCCGGCGATTATTGGCCCGGTAACGGTTTGCGGAGGTACAAGTGCAAGTTATACTTCAACAGGAGCTAACCTGCGGTGGAGTATTAACTCTTCGATAGGCTCAACTATTGATTCTTTAACCGGAATAGTTTATTTCGGAAATCCTGCAACACCCGCAACAGACATTATCACGGTAAATTCCGGCTGCTTAGATACAATGCATATCTTAGTAACCCCATCACCATCGGTTGCCTTTACCATCCCTGATACCGTTTTATGTGCCAATGAAAGTATTACTTTAACGCTTACTACTACCCAAACGACCGGTTATGATTGGTATCGTGATGGGACAAAGTTGAACCATTTCTTACCCAGTTTATTGGTAGCAGTAGGTGATTCAGGAACTTATGCCGTAATTGTTTCCAATGGAAATTGCTATGATACAGCGAGTGTGCACATTGGCCGCCAGCCTTTGCCGATATTTGATGTATTAGATGCCTCTATTTGCTCCGGCAATCCGGCGATATTACGTGGGCCGCTTGGTTCAAATTACACCTATAACTGGATAAATTTAGCAACCGGATTATCCGTTGGCACCAATGATACGCTAATTGTAACAACCGGAGGAACGTATTCTTTAACTGTTATAGAAACAATAAACAACAAATCTTGTAGTTATACAGATACCGCAGCGGTTCAAGAGTTTTCTCTACCTACTGTTGATATTGTACCAACAGATACAGTACTTTGTTCTGGAGAAATTTATGTAATAACACCGGTTACAAATGGAACTACTTTCCGTTGGTTCCAAGATGGTGTGTTTACCGGCACAATTACGGCAGTTTTACCGGTTTCAGATACCACAAATAGCACCCACGTTTATACCGTTGAAGTAACCTCTAACGGTTGCGTTTCGATGGATTCAATACGAGTTCGGGTAAAATCCTTGCCGATATTTACTGTTTTAGATACTACATTATGTGCAGGAGGTACTGGCACACTCGTTGGCCCAATATACTCCGGCATAGGAGGCTATATATGGCGAGATGCCGTATCACAAACAGTAGTAGCTACAAGCCAAACATACAGTAGTAACGTCTCTACACAAGTTACCTTAACCATAGAAGACACTACTTTTGGAAAAAGTTGTTATTACACAGATACCGCAAGCATAACCATAGTTCCACTACCGGATATTACTGCTACAAACGGAGCTGCCTGCTTAGACCAAGGACAAGTTTTAACAGCAAGTTCAACAGTTACCGGAGGAGTATTTTTATGGTATTCTGATTCAAATTCTACCACTGTGTTAAATACAGGTGAACAATTAGTAATCTCAAATACACAACAAACAGAAACCTACTGGGTAGAATACACAGCAAACGGTTGTACGTCAATCCGTGTGCCGGTACGGGCTGTATTATTATCTACACCTGTGTTAGATGTTTCTTCGATTCCGGCAAATCCAGTGATATTGCGTATTTCAAATTCAGCAGTTCAGTTTCAGCATAATCAAGGGGTAGATACTTCAGCAGTATATTACTGGGATTTTGGGGACGGCCAAACAAGCAATGAGGCTTCTCCAACGCATATTTATCCATTAGGTGGCCCATATACTGTTACTGTAATCGCCCTAAATCCATTAACAGGCTGTTCAGACACTACTCAACTCGCTACCTATACTGTTTTAGAAGATGAGATCATCACAATACCTAACGTCTTTACTCCGAATGGAGACGCTACCAATGATTTCTTCGTACCAAACATAAAAGGATACTCAAAGTATGAACTCTGGGTACACGATAGGTGGGGGGCACTGATGTTCTTTAATGACGCTAATTCAACTAAATATTGGAACGGCAAAAATCTTCAAAACTCTGATTGCACAGAAGGAGTGTATTTCTTCACAATTAAAATTTATCCAATTGACAACAATTTAGAGACAATTCAGAGATCCGGAAGCGTTACATTGTTGAGGTAAAACCTATTATGATGAAACGTTAAGAGGAGGTTATTACAAATAACCTCCTCTTAACGTTTTTCCTAAATCTATACTTGCTTAACAATACCATTACTTGATATTCCTAAGCCTGAGTTGCTTGGGTAATATCAAAAATTGGTTTACTTTGATTCATTTGCTTAGCCATAAATCATAAAATATATTTTTATAACTTTTAATTGTATGCCATTTTTTAACCCATTCTATATTATCTTCTACAATATTATTGGTATAGCTTAGATTAATATTTTCTTTAATCACTGATTCCAAATTTACTGCATTTAAGTTAATTATAGGAGTATTTGGGAATAAGTATTTAATATTTGTGTCTTCTATATAACAGAATACCACATTACCTAATATTAATGCTTCGATTGATTGAAGACCATACCATCCTATTGATAGTTGGTCAATTAAAAAATGAGATTTTTTCATTTCATTTATCAATTCATATCTACTTAAAACATAATATTTATTACAATCATCAAAAGTTTTTTTGGGAATAACTACCTCTACTTGTATTCCATTCATCTCTTTGAGAGGCATTAGTTGGTCTATAATATAAGTGCTACCTTTAATTGATTTATTTGATGGTGAATGAAGGATTTTTAGTGGCAACTTTTTATCAAATTTATAGTCAGCTATTTTTTGGAAATTTTCTATATCAATAAATACAGGAATGTATATTGCATCTGGGATTATTTGCAATAGATCGGGTGTTGAAACTATTATTTTGTCAGCATACTTTTTAGACAAATTAATCAATTTTAGCTGATTTTCATCAGACATCGGAAAAGGATTTATTTTTGTTTCTAAATATGTTTTTAAATTATCATTTTTCCATTTTGAATATTTTACAGATCTAATATCAGCACCGACAAAATGCATAATAACCTTTTTACCTAGCAATTTGTATAAAAATAGTTCTAAATCTCTATATTTATAGGTTAAAATTAATTCTCCTGATAAAAAATGAAATATATCATATCGAATTAATGCTCTTAGAAAAAATAAAAATAAGTAAATGTAAACATAAAAGTTAGATTTTTTATAGATTTCGCATGTAAAAGTATATTTTGTTTCAAAATGATCTTTAGCTAAAACATATTTTGAAAATGATTCAACTTCTAATTTATCGGAAAATTCTTCATGGATAAACTTTGTATAGTGCTCTATTCGGTAGCCAATATCTACAGCACCAAAAAGAAGTCTTTTCTTTTTCATCAATGTTAATAAAAAGCTTGGTTGTGGTTCAGAAAACAGGATAAAATTCTTGGCAATAACTTTGTAGTTTATTTATAAAGCAAAATGAACGGTTACCTACTCTCATTGCCGAAGTGCAAAAATATCCAAAAACGAGATGAACAAGAACGGAACTTGGAATTATTTGGTTGCGGCTTAGAAAGTATGATGAAGTTTTTGGCAATAAAGACTAACCTTATCGTCTATGCCAGAAGTCAAACAAACGGTTACTTGCCCTCATTGCCAAAGCACAAAAGCAGCTAAGAATAAATATAAATAACTTATTATGAGTTAGAAGCAGAAGATTATATAGGAAAACTACTGTTAGGTTAGATATGTTATGACGCATATATTTCGTATCTTTACAAAAAAACAATGATACGATACACGATTAAATTGACAAAGGAAGAAGTAGAGGAACTTCAGGCAATCATTAATAAAGGAAGCCATACTTCACAAACATTCCGTACTGCTTATATTCTGTTAAACTGCGATGAAGGCGAATATTCTGACAAAGTAACCAATGAACAGATTAGTAAAGTACTGAAAGTAGGGATGCGAACCATAGACAGAGTTAAGAAAAAATTTATTGAAGAGGGTTTCGAGCAAGTGCTGGAACGCAGACAGACAAGCCGAAAATATGAAATAAAGATAGACGGCGAGGTGGAAGCTAAATTGGTTGCACTATGCTGTAGCGAGCCACCCAAAGGATTTGCAAAATGGTCTTTGCGATTGTTAGCAGATAAGATGGTAGAGCTGAATTACGTGGACAGCATATCTTATGTTTCGGTTGGGAATGTTTTAAAAAAAATGAACTTAAGCCTTGGAAAGTAAAAGGTTGGGTAATTCCACCGGAAAAAAGTAGTGAGTTTGTAGCACATATGGAAAATGTATTGGATGTTTATAAAAGACCTTACAATGAAGAAAACCCCGTTGTTTGCATGGATGAGTCACCAAAGCAATTGATAGAAAGCAAGAACAATTCTCCCATGACTCCGGGTTATGAAAAGCGGGAAGATTATGAATACACCAGACATGGTGTTGTCAATATATTTATGGCAAACGAGCCATTGAAAAGCAAACGTTTGGTTGAAGTAACGCAGACAAAAACCAAAAAAGATTGGGCAATGTTTGTAAAAAGAATAGCTGATGAAATGTATCCGGAAGCGAAGAAGATAACTTTGGTAATGGATAATTTTAAAACCCATTCCCCATCGGCATTATATGAAATGTTTGAACCGCAGGAAGCAAAACGAATTTGGGACAGGTTTGAATTTGTATATACTCCTAAACACGGAAGTTGGCTAAATATGGCAGAAATAGAATTACACGTTCTAAACCATCAATGTTTGAATAGGCATATCGCAAAAATAGAAAATATTGTCAGCGAAGTAGAGGCTTGGCAACAACACAGAAACAACAAAAATGGTAAAATCAATTGGCAATTTACAACAAACGATGCAAGGCAAAAACTCAGAAGACTTTATCCGTTAATTTACGATTAACATAACAGTATGTTTGTTTCCTAACTGGCGATAAGTTTTCGCGTCCAGTAAATACGAGGCAATTATAGTCTCTTTCTCTTGTTCTGTTTTTACTGCTTTTTTCTCTGTGGTTACACTTTTTTGTGTAAACCTATTTTAGGGCGAGACAGTTGGCGGAAATCCTTGTTTGGATGAAGGTAAGTGAACAACTATTTCGTTTTTTATTATATCTTTGCTAAGTACTTTGTACATAAGGGGTGGTTCTGAAATAATTATGTTTTGTGACACAAATCTCAACAACCCTTTTCAATTTTTTAAAATAAGTTTAAATTACTTCTACCTCAAATACTAAATAGAAATGCTTTTGCCGATACATCCTAAAAATCCACCGGAGAGGCTGCTCCAAAAAGTGGTGGATTGTTTACGTAAAGACGGAGTTATCATTTACCCTACCGATACCGTTTATGGGCTTGGCTGCGATATTTATTCCAAAAAAGGTATTGAGCGGATTTGTAAAATCAAGAATATCTCGCCGGAAAAGTCCAACTTCTCTTGTATCTGCGAAAGCGTTTCTATCATTTCTGATTATGCTGTTCAGGTTTCTACGTCTATCTATAAAATGATGAAGCGTACCTTACCCGGCCCCTATACCTATGTTTTAAGAGCTTCTAAAAAAATCCCCCGCCATTTTCAGTCCGAACGAAAAACTGTCGGAATCCGCGTGGTCGATAATCATATTGTAACCGATTTAGTCCGGCTACTTGGTAACCCAATGCTAACCACATCTTTACGGGAAGATGATAATATTTTGGAATACCTTACCGACCCAGAATTGATTCACGAAAAATATAAATCCATAGTAGATATGGTGATTGACGGAGGCCAGGGAGGAATTATCCCTTCCACATTGGTAGATTGCAGTTTTGAAGATGACACTTTTGAGGTGATTCGTGAAGGCGCAGGCAGTTTAGAACTGTTATATTGAAATAAAATGCCCGTCTCTTTAAAAAATCTCACCACTTTTGGAATTGAAGCTACTTGCGCTGAACTATATGAAGTACATTCACCGGAACAAATACCATCCTATCATGGAATATTGTCAGAACCACATTTGATTTTAGGTGGTGGAAGTAATATTCTGATTACCAAAAATTTAGAAATTCCGGTTATTGCTATCCGGAACCAAGGAATCCACATAGAACAAGAAAACCAGTCAAATATATGGGTGAAAGTTGGTGCTGGAGTAGTTTGGGACGAGTTGGTTCATTGGGCAGTATCAAATGGTTTTGGGGGCGTTGAAAATCTATCGCTAATACCCGGCCGCGTAGGAGCTGCACCCGTTCAAAATATTGGTGCTTACGGAGTTGAAATTGCAAACGCCTTAAAATCAGTAACTGCGTGGGATAAATTTACCCAAAGATTCTGCCAAATTTCCGTACAGGATTGCCAATTAGGCTATCGAGACAGCTATTTTAAGCAAAAAGGTAAAGATAGATTTATAATCACAGAAGTAACACTTTGCCTACAGAAACCTCCTACCTACAAACCTATCTTAAGTTATGGTACTGTTTTAGAAGAGCTTAGGAAAAACTATCTTGAGCCATTTACGATTCAACAAGTTCGGGATACGATAGTCGAAATTCGCCGTACGAAACTTCCTGACCCAAAAGTTACCGGAAATGCAGGCAGCTTTTTCAAAAACCCGATTATCTCCTATGAACAATTTGTTGAACTGCAAAAAGATTTTCCAGCGATAGTTCATTATCGAGTTCATAATGAAATTAAATTAGCTGCGGGTTGGCTTATCGAACAAATAGGCTGGAAAGGGTACCGGCAAGGTGATGTTGGTTGCCACCCCAAGCAAGCCTTAGTGCTGGTAAACTACGGAAAAGCCACCGGCACCGAAGTATGGGAACTCGCCCAAAAAATTCAACAAAGTATTTTCCAGAAGTTCAACGTAAAGTTAGAACCGGAAGTAAATGTTTACTAATACGTTACGTTATTCATCAACTCTAATTATTCCATTTCTATCAGTTGTGTAGCGGCAGCCACAACAGCACCCGCCGCTACATAGATAGCCTTCACAACTCCATCTGTATGTGCCCGAACTGTGTTTTCCATTTTCATAGATTCCATAATCAACAGTGCTTCTCCTGCCTGTACTCTTTGGCCGGCCTCCACTAATACCCGCAGTATTTTACCCGGCATCGGAGAATGATAGCTGTTTTCGTGCTCTATATTTACCGGTTCAATAAATCTCGGTACTATTATTAACTCATAGTTTCCTAAGCTAATATTCTGTAAACCAATCTGTTTCTCGTAAATATAATAATCAAAGTGATACTGTCTATTCCCAAAAGTAAAGCGAATAGCTTCTTCTGAATAAGCCAATAGGTTGGAAGAAGCGAATTGTCCGTCTAACTTAATACAGATTTGAGAATCTCCATTTAAATTATAACAAACTGATTCAGCGTATTCTACATTTTTATTTATCCAAGAAAAGCGGCGAGTAGTTTTATCAAAAGGATTATTTCGCCAGCCGGCGGGAATACCGGGTAAATTGACTTGCGCGTTTCGGTCATTTAAAATACAGCACCAAAGTGCAGCTATCTGTACTTCAATGGGAAGGGTTGCCTGAATAGGAGAAAGGAGTTCAGTTCGATAATCTTGAACAAAACGGGTATTTAGGTTTCCGGATAAATACTGCGGGTGTTCTATTAGGTTTTTCAAAAAAGATAGATTTGTAGTTAAGCCAAGTATGATGGTTTCGGCTAATACCTTGGACATTAATCTGTTGGCATCTTGCCGGTTTTTTCCCCAAGTAATAACCTTAGCAATCATCGGGTCATAATAGATAGATATTTCATTTCCTTCGGTAACTCCTGAATCTATTCGTGCATACGGGGATGTTTTCCAACGATGGATTGTTCCTGTACAAGGAAGAAACTGATTGTCAGGTGATTCTGCATATAGTCGTACTTCAACAGCAGCACCATTTAGCGGTATTTCTGATTGTTTTAGGGGGATTTTTTCTCCTTCAGAAATCATAATTTGCCATTCTACTAAGTCTAAGCCGGTAATAGCTTCGGTTACGGGATGTTCTACCTGCAAACGGGTGTTTACTTCTAAAAAGTAAAATTTATCGTCTGGTGTCAAGATAAACTCTACTGTTCCGGCATTTGTATAGTTTGCTGCTTTTGCGATTCTGATAGCTGCTTCGCCCATCGCTTGGCGAAGTTCCGGTTTCGTTAATAATGCCGGCGAAGGTGCTTCTTCTATGATTTTTTGATGCCGGCGTTGAATAGAGCATTCTCTTTCATGGAGATACACTAAGTTACCGTGAGTATCTCCCATAATTTGTATTTCTATGTGCCTAACGGTTTCAAAATAACGTTCAAGCAGTAGCGTATCATTGCCGAAAGCGGCTAAGGCTTCACGTTTGGCACTTTCTATTCCGTGCAAAAGTTCATTTTCATGCTGAACGACCCTCATTCCTTTTCCGCCGCCTCCGGCTGCTGCTTTAATTAATATGGGAAATCCGATTTTGAGAGCTTCTTCGGCTAATTTATCTGTGGCCTGTTCTTCTCCGTGATAGCCCGGCACTACCGGTACATTGTGAGCAATAGCTAAATCTTTAGCCTTTTTTTTAGAACCTATGCAAGTTATGGCTGCTGAAGTTGGACCGATAAATATAATCCCGGCTTGTTCACAAGAGAGCGCAAAGTGTTCATTTTCAGAAAGAAATCCATATCCGGGGTGAATAGCATCTGCGCCTGATAACTTTGCTGCCTCGATAATGCGTGTTTGATTCAAGTAAGAATCTATACTGGGGGCTGCGCCAATACAAACGGCTTCATCTGCTTGCTGAACATGGGGTGAATTTGTATCTGCTTCTGAATACACCGCAACTGTTTGAATTCCCAAGCGAGCACAGGTATGTATAACTCTGCACGCAATCTCTCCACGATTAGCTATTAAAACCTTCCGAATCATAATACAAAGTTAAAAACAAGCATTTCAAAACCATAGGTATATTTAAACTTATATGAAAATAAAAATAATTACAGTAGTTGTATCTTTCAAAGCTACTTTTTCCGAAGCTTTTTATTACTGCAATTTTTCTAATATTATATGTCGAAAATTGATTCACTTTTCGAGCCATATAAAAATAGCTAAATATTATTACTAAAATTAGAGCGAAACAAAGCCGTTAAAATCTAAATAAGAAAGTCTATTTCTTATTTAGATTACTCGTTATATTGCTGTAAATATTAGTGAGTACCGGGTTTTGCGTTAAAAATAACGTAATATACGATAAAAATCATGCAGATTACAACCAAAGCTCCCATAATAATCATGGTAAGCTGAAACTTGTTTACCTTAGTATCTAATTCTGCTTTTTCTTGAACTATTTGGCGTTGTTTTTGAAGGATTTTTTCGTTTTTATTTTTAACCTCTTCGGCTTCAGCACTAATTTCTTGGTTAAAGGCTTGTAGTCTTTCGTTAGCGGTATTTAACTTAGACTCTAATTTATCACTAACCTTAGTTAGGAACTTTGTTTCATCAAGTAATTTTTCATACTCATCTGCGAGGCTACTGAAATGACCTTTCAGCTCTTCACGAGAAAGCTCGTCATTGGCAAGTGCTTCACGTGCTTTAGAGAGGCTAACTATCTCATTAGCAAACGCTTCTAATTTTCTTTTTTCCATAGTTAAGTAGTATTACAATTTTATGGCTAAGGTAGTGATATAACTCAAACAGTATTTAAAGTAAAGTATTTAGTTTTCAACAAATTAGTTTAAGTTATACACAAAACTCAGATTGTAACTAAGTCAAAAGGTACGTCTAAAAGAGCTTTGTAGTCTTCGCCGGTCTCTTCCATATCTTCATCGTCTGCGTCATAGCACCAAGTGATAACGATTTGACGACCATTTTTATGTAACCGTTCTAATCTTCTGAATACGTCTAAAATACACTTAGAGGAACTTGTGTTAAAGTATTCTAATTGAAATTTAAAATTTGTCTTTGGATTAGGGTTCTGGGCGTATTCATCGAGCCAGTCCAATATTTTTCGATAAAACCCGACTGAATCTTCAGGGATTGATCTGCCTGAGACTTCAAAGACATTAATGTCGGCGTTCAGTATGACCTTTGGGGTCTTTGGTGTGGGTTCAATAACAAGATTTCTCACAATAGCAACTATTTTTATTCTTGTACTCTTGAGATTTTAGCCTCTAAACTAAAAAAGGAATATTTTTCATTTACATAGTGAAAGTCGTAGCCTAATTTTTGGCCGGATTTTCTAGCGATGTCAATCATTCCCAAACCGGCAGTACCCTTAGAAGACATCTGTTCGTTAGACAAAATGTCTTGATAAAGTGCCTTTAGCTCCTCTTTATTGGAGTTATTTACACGTTCAAGTTTTCCCTGAACGTCTTTTACACGGTCATTAAGAATATGGTTTCCGGTAATAACGTAGTAATCTTTATCTTCTTTTCCAATCATTAAGAGAGCTGTTCTATCATTGATTAATGAATCGTCTGTAATCTCTGCAACTTCAAGGGAGTCTAAGTGATGATATACATTTTGGAGGCATTCAACCATGACGTTAAATACTTTTCGTTTTACTTTTTTATCTTCATTATCCCCGTCAAGCTTGTTTTCCATCATTTGGAGTACAGAGGATACTAAGTCAGCGGTAACTTCTCCTTGATAAACAAAGATGATGTTATTCGCTTGCATATTTTTATAATAGCTATAGGTCATAGTCTTTATCTATCGGTAATGTTAATACACTTTCATCACAAGCTCAAACGGAACTGAAATAAGTACTTTATAGTCTTCGCCGGTTTCCTCCATATCTTCATCGTCTTCTTCATAGTACCAGATAATTTTAACGATATTAATATCTGAGTGGATTTTTTCCAATCGTTTTAATATTTCCAAAATATTTTTGGAAGAACTTGTGTTGAAGTATTCTAATTCGAATTTGAATTCGGTGAGCGGGAGAGGTGAACCACCGTACTCATCAATCCAGTCAATAATTTTCTTATAAAATCCGACCGAATCCTCAGGGATTGAGCGGCCTCCTATTTCAAAAACACCTGATTCAGCATTTAAATGCACGTGGGGTGTCTTATGGGTTGGTTCTATCTTTAAAGGCTTTATCATAAATCGTGTTATTTACAGCAAATTTGCAGAAATTTTAGCTTCCAAACTAAAAAAAGAATAAGTGTCATTTACGTTTTCAAAGTCATAAGCCAAGGTCTGGCGTGATTTACGGGCAATATCAATGATCCCTAACTTAGTCAAGTTTGCTGAACTATTTAGCTCACTAACTAATAGTTCTTTATAGTAGCTTTTTATACTAGCTGTATCCATAGCATTTATAGAGTCAATGAAACTGGATATTTCGTTACAAAGAGATGTCTCTATAAAGCGGCCAGTAGATACGTAATAAACAACTCCTAATTTTTTTACAAGTAATATTGCGGTTGGGTCAAATTTTGGGTCGTCTTTTTCAACTTCTTGATAAACACCCTGAAAACATTCAACCATAACGTTGAACACTTTCTTAGAAACCTTTCTGTCTGCTCCGTTATCTTCCAACATATCTCCCATAATTTTAAGTACGCTCACAACTAAGTCGCTGGTTACGATACCGTTAAACTGAAAGATAATGTTGTTCTCAAACATCTCCCGGTAACAGGGATACAGAAACCCCATAGGGTTAGGTGTCTTGTATCGATTTATGGAGAGAATGTCAATATTCATGCCGCAAATATACAGATGTTTGGTGCGAATTTCCGTATTTCTTGAATTATTTTTTCTATACCAGTTACTTTTTTCCACATAGGTAACATACACCACTTTTGAATAAATACTTGATAAAGAAATTCAAACCAGATAATTCTCGGTTTTGTAGATTTTATGAACTATTGCAGTGTGAATAATTTTTTCAATATCATTATCTGATTACCTAACTAAAAATACCCTAAAAGTTAAGAGTAGTATTCATTGTGATACTTAAATTTATTTCTAAGTGTTTTAGAGCATAAAGGTATTCTGTAATTCACTTTTTTAAAGAATAAAATTAAAAAACTATAAAACGATTGGTTTATTTTATGTAATTTTGCGCCCTGAATTTACTGCATACAAGATATGGCGAAAGCAAAAGGAAGTCGCATTCAGGTTATTTTAGAATGTACAGAGCACAAAAAGTCGGGTTTACCCGGAACCTCCCGATATATTACTACTAAAA includes the following:
- a CDS encoding DUF1987 domain-containing protein — its product is MRNLVIEPTPKTPKVILNADINVFEVSGRSIPEDSVGFYRKILDWLDEYAQNPNPKTNFKFQLEYFNTSSSKCILDVFRRLERLHKNGRQIVITWCYDADDEDMEETGEDYKALLDVPFDLVTI
- a CDS encoding DUF1987 domain-containing protein, which produces MKPLKIEPTHKTPHVHLNAESGVFEIGGRSIPEDSVGFYKKIIDWIDEYGGSPLPLTEFKFELEYFNTSSSKNILEILKRLEKIHSDINIVKIIWYYEEDDEDMEETGEDYKVLISVPFELVMKVY
- the murB gene encoding UDP-N-acetylmuramate dehydrogenase gives rise to the protein MPVSLKNLTTFGIEATCAELYEVHSPEQIPSYHGILSEPHLILGGGSNILITKNLEIPVIAIRNQGIHIEQENQSNIWVKVGAGVVWDELVHWAVSNGFGGVENLSLIPGRVGAAPVQNIGAYGVEIANALKSVTAWDKFTQRFCQISVQDCQLGYRDSYFKQKGKDRFIITEVTLCLQKPPTYKPILSYGTVLEELRKNYLEPFTIQQVRDTIVEIRRTKLPDPKVTGNAGSFFKNPIISYEQFVELQKDFPAIVHYRVHNEIKLAAGWLIEQIGWKGYRQGDVGCHPKQALVLVNYGKATGTEVWELAQKIQQSIFQKFNVKLEPEVNVY
- a CDS encoding threonylcarbamoyl-AMP synthase, with product MLLPIHPKNPPERLLQKVVDCLRKDGVIIYPTDTVYGLGCDIYSKKGIERICKIKNISPEKSNFSCICESVSIISDYAVQVSTSIYKMMKRTLPGPYTYVLRASKKIPRHFQSERKTVGIRVVDNHIVTDLVRLLGNPMLTTSLREDDNILEYLTDPELIHEKYKSIVDMVIDGGQGGIIPSTLVDCSFEDDTFEVIREGAGSLELLY
- a CDS encoding biotin/lipoyl-binding protein codes for the protein MIRKVLIANRGEIACRVIHTCARLGIQTVAVYSEADTNSPHVQQADEAVCIGAAPSIDSYLNQTRIIEAAKLSGADAIHPGYGFLSENEHFALSCEQAGIIFIGPTSAAITCIGSKKKAKDLAIAHNVPVVPGYHGEEQATDKLAEEALKIGFPILIKAAAGGGGKGMRVVQHENELLHGIESAKREALAAFGNDTLLLERYFETVRHIEIQIMGDTHGNLVYLHERECSIQRRHQKIIEEAPSPALLTKPELRQAMGEAAIRIAKAANYTNAGTVEFILTPDDKFYFLEVNTRLQVEHPVTEAITGLDLVEWQIMISEGEKIPLKQSEIPLNGAAVEVRLYAESPDNQFLPCTGTIHRWKTSPYARIDSGVTEGNEISIYYDPMIAKVITWGKNRQDANRLMSKVLAETIILGLTTNLSFLKNLIEHPQYLSGNLNTRFVQDYRTELLSPIQATLPIEVQIAALWCCILNDRNAQVNLPGIPAGWRNNPFDKTTRRFSWINKNVEYAESVCYNLNGDSQICIKLDGQFASSNLLAYSEEAIRFTFGNRQYHFDYYIYEKQIGLQNISLGNYELIIVPRFIEPVNIEHENSYHSPMPGKILRVLVEAGQRVQAGEALLIMESMKMENTVRAHTDGVVKAIYVAAGAVVAAATQLIEME
- a CDS encoding SiaB family protein kinase: MNIDILSINRYKTPNPMGFLYPCYREMFENNIIFQFNGIVTSDLVVSVLKIMGDMLEDNGADRKVSKKVFNVMVECFQGVYQEVEKDDPKFDPTAILLVKKLGVVYYVSTGRFIETSLCNEISSFIDSINAMDTASIKSYYKELLVSELNSSANLTKLGIIDIARKSRQTLAYDFENVNDTYSFFSLEAKISANLL
- a CDS encoding SiaB family protein kinase, translated to MTYSYYKNMQANNIIFVYQGEVTADLVSSVLQMMENKLDGDNEDKKVKRKVFNVMVECLQNVYHHLDSLEVAEITDDSLINDRTALLMIGKEDKDYYVITGNHILNDRVKDVQGKLERVNNSNKEELKALYQDILSNEQMSSKGTAGLGMIDIARKSGQKLGYDFHYVNEKYSFFSLEAKISRVQE
- the rpmG gene encoding 50S ribosomal protein L33, whose amino-acid sequence is MAKAKGSRIQVILECTEHKKSGLPGTSRYITTKNRKNKPERIELKKYNPILRRYTVHREIK
- a CDS encoding IS630 family transposase (programmed frameshift) → MIRYTIKLTKEEVEELQAIINKGSHTSQTFRTAYILLNCDEGEYSDKVTNEQISKVLKVGMRTIDRVKKKFIEEGFEQVLERRQTSRKYEIKIDGEVEAKLVALCCSEPPKGFAKWSLRLLADKMVELNYVDSISYVSVGECFKKNELKPWKVKGWVIPPEKSSEFVAHMENVLDVYKRPYNEENPVVCMDESPKQLIESKNNSPMTPGYEKREDYEYTRHGVVNIFMANEPLKSKRLVEVTQTKTKKDWAMFVKRIADEMYPEAKKITLVMDNFKTHSPSALYEMFEPQEAKRIWDRFEFVYTPKHGSWLNMAEIELHVLNHQCLNRHIAKIENIVSEVEAWQQHRNNKNGKINWQFTTNDARQKLRRLYPLIYD